The Desulfatibacillum aliphaticivorans DSM 15576 sequence TGCCCGGCGACAATGTGGCCGTAGAGGCTGAACTGATTACGCCCATCGCCATGGAAAAGGAAGTGCGCTTCGCCATCCGTGAAGGCGGCCGCACCGTGGGCGCCGGCGTCGTTTCCGAAATTATAGAATAGCGCCGGTCTAGGAGATATAAGGTGAGAACAAAGGCAACTTTGGCTTGTACGGAGTGCAAGCAGAAGAATTATCAGACAAATAAAAACAAGCGCACCACTCCGGATAAGCTTGAATTTAAAAAATACTGCCGCTTTTGCCGTCGTCACACCCTGCATAAGGAAGTGAAATAAAAGCGGTCGTCTTGCAGGCCAGTAGCTCTAACGGTAGAGCGGCGGACTCCAAATCCGAAGGCTGGGGGTTCAAATCCCTCCTGGCCTGCCAAATAATTTTTCGGCAAATCCTTAAGCTCAGGGCTGCCGCCGCCCACAGTCGGCGGCGCTTTGGGCTTTCGGCATTTGAAGAAATGTAAGGAATTATGGGACGTTTACAGCGAAAAAAACCGGATTCCAAAAAGAAAAAGGCCAA is a genomic window containing:
- the rpmG gene encoding 50S ribosomal protein L33, giving the protein MRTKATLACTECKQKNYQTNKNKRTTPDKLEFKKYCRFCRRHTLHKEVK